ataaatttcctaaGCTCTATTTGTGTTAATCTTctaaaaaattgtgattttgctttgttttagtTTCTACTTTAGTAAATTTACCTATCTGTTGGTGTTAATTGTCActctttatatgattttgatagcTCTGTTTGTGTTAATCGTTACTCACTCTTATATGATTTTGACTTTTGTGTGTAggaaacaataaacataatGGATCGCTTCGTCGTGAAAAGAAAAACTCCACCATCTGATATTGATTTGGATGATTTGCCATGGGATCCAGCGAAGAGGAAAAGAATTATAAGCTATCATCCCAATCAAAGAGATGAAGTACGGCGCAAATATTTGAATAGAGGACCTTGTCAACCTCGTGGTCACCGTTTTAAACAAACAGCAAGTGGAGGGGTGCTTCGACGTTTTGATCTAAAGTGGTTTGATATGTATGGTGATTGGTTGGAATATAGTGTGGAGGAAGATAAAGCTTTTTGCTTGTGTTGTTACTTATTCAGAGATCAAGCTCAAAATCAAGGTGGGAGTGATTGCTTTGTATCAACTGGTTTTTGTGGTTGGAATAAGGGGTTGCAGGGNNNNNNNNNNNNNNNNNNNNNNNNNNNNNNNNNtatgattttgatttttgtgtgtaggaaacaataaacataatGGATCGCTTCGTCGTGAAAAGAAAAACTCCACCATTTGATATTGATTTGGATGATTTGCCATGGGATCCAGCGAAGAGGAAAAGAATTATAAGCTATCATCCCAATCAAAGAGATGAAGTACGGCGCAAATATTTGACTAGAGGACCTTGTCAACCTCGTGGTCACCGTTTTAAACAAACAGCAATTGGAGGGGTGCTTCGACGTTTTAATCTAAAGTGGTTTGATATGTATGGTGATTGGTTGGAATATAGTGTGGAGGAAGATACAGATTTTTGCTTGTGTTGTTACTTATTCAGAGATCAAGCTCAAAATCAAGGTGGGAGTGATTGCTTTGTATCAACTGTTTTTTGTGGTTGGAATAAGGGGTTGCAGGGGTTGAATCAACATGCGGGATCTGATGTGAACAGTTTTCACAACAATGCCAAAAGAAAATGTGAGTATTTGATGAGGCAAGGTTAGTCTATCAAACATGCTCTTCATAAACAAAGCGATGTTGTGAAGAATGATTACAGAATTCGACTGAATGCTTCCATTGATGTTTCTAGACATTTGTTACATCAAGGATTACCATTTCGTGGTCATGATGAGTCAGATGAGTCAACCAATAGAGGTAATTTCTTAGAGCTTCTGAAGTATACCGCTGGTCAGAATGAGGTtgtaaaaaaagttttcttgaATAATGCTCCTAAAAACAATCAGATGACATCTCCTCCAATTCAAAAGGACATTGTGCATTGCTTTGCAGAAGAGGTAACTAAATCTATTATTGAAGAAATTGATAATGATGTCTTTGGTTTGCTGGTAGATGAATCTGCTGATGTATCAGACAAGGAGCAAATGGCAATGGTTTTTCGCTTTGTTGATAAGTATGTGATAGTCAAAGAAAGATTTGTTGGTGTTATTCATGTGAAGGAGACATCTTCTTTATCTTTGAAGTGTGCTATTGATTCTTTGTTTGTGAAGTATGGATTGAGTATGAAAAAGGTGAGAGGACACGGATATGATGGAGCTAGTAATATGAAAGGAGAATTCAATGGACTAAGATcattggttttgaaagaaagcAGCTCAGCTTATTATGTTCATTGTTTTGCTAATCAACTACAACTAGTTGTCATGGCAGTAGCAAAAAAGCATTTTGAAGTTGGAGAATTTTTTGACATGATTTCTGTTTTGTTGAATGTGGTTGGAGCTTCTTGCAAGAGAAAAGATATGATCAGGGAAAACTACAGAAAAATAGTGGAAGAAGGGATTAACAATGGTGAAATTAAGACTGGAACTGGGTTGAATCAAGAAATTTCTCTTCAAAGGCCTGGAAATACTCGTTGGGGTTCACATTATAAGACTTTACTGCGACTTGTtgagttgttttcttttgtagttAAAGTTCTTGAGTATATTCAGGATGAAGGCACAGACTCCACCAAAAGACAACAGNAAGGAGACATCTTCTTTATCTTTGAAGTGTGCTATTGATTCTTTGTTTGTGAAGTATGGATTGAGTATGAAAAAGGTGAGAGGACACGGATATGATGGAGCTAGTAATATGAAAGGAGAATTCAATGGACTAAGATcattggttttgaaagaaagcAGCTCAGCTTATTAtgttcattgttttgctcatcAACTACAACTAGTTGTCATGGCAGTAGCAAAAAAGCATTTTGAAGTTGGAGAATTTTTTGACATGATTTCTGTTTTGTTGAATGTGGTTNNNNNNNNNNNNNNNNNNNNNNNNNNNNNNNNNNNNNNNNNNNNNNNNNNNNNNNNNNNNNNNNNNNNNNNNNNNNNNNNNNNNNNNNNNNNNNNNNNNNNNNNNNNNNNNNNNNNNNNNNNNNNNNNNNNNNNNNNNNNNNNNNNNNNNNNNNNNNNNNNNNNNNNNNNNNNNNNNNNNNNNNNNNNNNNNNNNNNNNNNNNNNNNNNNNNNNNNNNNNNNNNNNNNNNNNNNNNNNNNNNNNNNNNNNNNNNNNNNNNNNNNNNNNNNNNNNNNNNNNNNNNNNNNNNNNNNNNNNNNNNNNNNNNNNNNNNNNNNNNNNNNNNNNNNNNNNNNNNNNNNNNNNNNNNNNNNNNNNNNNNNNNNNNNNNNNNNNNNNNNNNNNNNNNNNNNNNNNNNNNNNNNNNNNNNNNNNNNNNNNNNNNNNNNNNNNNNNNNNNNNNNNNNNNNNNNNNNNNNNNNNNNNNNNNNNNNNNNNNNNNNNNNNNNNNNNNNNNNNNNNNNNNNNNNNNNNNNNNNNNNNNNNNNNNNNNNNNNNNNNNNNNNNNNNNNNNNNNNNNNNNNNNNNNNNNNNNNNNNNNNNNNNNNNNNNNNNNNNNNNNNNNNNNNNNNNNNNNNNNNNNNNNNNNNNNNNNNNNNNNNNNNNNNNNNNNNNNNNNNNNNNNNNNNNNNNNNNNNNNNNNNNNNNN
The Camelina sativa cultivar DH55 chromosome 6, Cs, whole genome shotgun sequence genome window above contains:
- the LOC104698923 gene encoding uncharacterized protein LOC104698923, producing MDRFVVKRKTPPSDIDLDDLPWDPAKRKRIISYHPNQRDEVRRKYLNRGPCQPRGHRFKQTASGGVLRRFDLKWFDMYEIKLKIKVGVIALYQLETINIMDRFVVKRKTPPFDIDLDDLPWDPAKRKRIISYHPNQRDEVRRKYLTRGPCQPRGHRFKQTAIGGGLQGLNQHAGSDVNSFHNNAKRKCEHLLHQGLPFRGHDESDESTNRGNFLELLKYTAGQNEVVKKVTKSIIEEIDNDVFGLLVDESADVSDKEQMAMVFRFVDKYVIVKERFVGVIHVKETSSLSLKCAIDSLFVKYGLSMKKVRGHGYDGAIGASCKRKDMIRENYRKIVEEGINNGEIKTGTGLNQEISLQRPGNTRWGSHYKTLLRLVELFSFVVKFNDRFDEVNSELLVCISSLSPIDSFRQFDKSLLMRLAEFYPEDFSFMERKSLDLQLEIYLDNVQRDERFTDLKSLSDLARVMVETRKHLSHPLVYRLLKLSLILPVATATVERCFSAMTFVKTTLRNHI